The Mesotoga infera genome includes a region encoding these proteins:
- a CDS encoding CRISPR-associated endoribonuclease Cas6 codes for LQAYPELISIAYDWGLGSKNAQGFGMIKTIERR; via the coding sequence GCTGCAGGCATACCCAGAGCTTATATCGATAGCCTACGACTGGGGACTGGGTTCAAAGAACGCTCAGGGTTTTGGAATGATAAAAACCATCGAAAGGAGGTGA